The genomic window AGCGGGCGCTCAACGAAATGAGCCGCCGCCGCGAGATCCAGCGCGCCCACAACATCGCGCACAACATCACGCCGATGGGGATCGTGAAGTCGCTCGACGAGGTGCGCCTCTCGACCCACGTCGCCGATCAGCGGAACGAGCGCACCGACCGCGCCGACACGCGTGCGGCCCGGAAGGGCGCGCCGGCCGAGCCGCTCGACCTGCACGATCCGGCGCAGCGCGCGGTGGCGATCGCCGCGCTGGAGCAGCAGATGCGGCAGGCGGCGGCGAACCTCGAGTTTGAACTCGCGGCGATGCTGCGCGACCAGCTCAACGACCTCCGCGCGGCGGATGCTCCCAACGTCAAGCGCAGCGGTTTCCGCGGCGGGCGGCGATGACAGCACCGGTGCTCGACCTCGCCGCGCTGCAGGCGGCCGGTGCGGCGCTCGGCGCGTCGCTGCCGAGCGGGAGCGTGGTCTGGCTCGAAGGAGAACTCGGTAGCGGCAAGACCACACTCACCCGCGCGATCCTCGAGGGCCGCGGCGTCACCACGCCGGGCGCCTCGCCTACGTACGCGCTGGTCCATCATCACGAGGGACCGCACGGCTCGGTGTATCATCTGGACTGCTATCGACTGCGCCACCCCGATCAGGCGGCCGACCTCGACTGGGAATCGCTCGCCACGGCCGACCTGCTGCTGATCGAATGGCCCGAGCGGGCGGGCGCCTGGGCGCCGCCGCCGACGCATCGCATCCACCTCGCGCATGTGGATGAGGACACGCGCTCCCTGGAGGTCATCTGATCACCCTCGCGCTGGATACTGCGACGGACCGCTGCACTGTCGCCGCGACCGACGAGACTCGCGTGGTCGAGCGGCATATCGACGGCGCACGGCAGCATGCGCGGTCGGTGCTCGGACTGATCGATGAACTGCTCGCCGAGCTGGGTGTGGCGCCGCGGGACATCGACCGGATCCTGACCGCCGACGGGCCGGGGTCGTTCACTGGATTGCGCGTCGCGGCCTCCGTGGCGAAAGGAATCGCCTGGGCAGGGCAGGTCGAGTGGCACACCGCGCCCTCGCTGCTGGTGCGCGCGGCGGCCCATGCGCCTGCGAACGGTGGCGTGGTGCTGGCCCTGAGCGATGCCCTGCGTGGTGATCTCTACGCGGGTTGCTGGCGGTTTGCCGAAGGGCGCGTCGAGCGCGTGGGCGATCCACCGCGCGCGCGGACGCCGGCG from Gemmatimonadota bacterium includes these protein-coding regions:
- the tsaE gene encoding tRNA (adenosine(37)-N6)-threonylcarbamoyltransferase complex ATPase subunit type 1 TsaE codes for the protein MTAPVLDLAALQAAGAALGASLPSGSVVWLEGELGSGKTTLTRAILEGRGVTTPGASPTYALVHHHEGPHGSVYHLDCYRLRHPDQAADLDWESLATADLLLIEWPERAGAWAPPPTHRIHLAHVDEDTRSLEVI
- the tsaB gene encoding tRNA (adenosine(37)-N6)-threonylcarbamoyltransferase complex dimerization subunit type 1 TsaB; this encodes MITLALDTATDRCTVAATDETRVVERHIDGARQHARSVLGLIDELLAELGVAPRDIDRILTADGPGSFTGLRVAASVAKGIAWAGQVEWHTAPSLLVRAAAHAPANGGVVLALSDALRGDLYAGCWRFAEGRVERVGDPPRARTPASLAEFGTVDVVVGSVPEPLRAAVEAATGRALIGGEASLPSARALLALDMLAGGTERVVDVAGWEPEYGRPAEAQAVWEKKHGRPLPSPPSIAR